The genomic region TCTCGTTTTTGCGTCtcttttgtaaagtttgtaagcTTTTAACATTTGGTGTACCAATTTATTTTTTCCACATGTTTTTTTATTAGTTTTGTGAAAAGTTAAATTATTATAGAATGAAAATCATTGTAATTTTAACTATCAAAGgttttaaaataaacatatatatatatatatatatatatatatatattattgtgttttaatttttaattatgtttttgtgaaatgttataatttttaaatattaaaaataatttaattaatacatatagttaattagtatatatataaacaccattctaatttttaaaaattcaaaatataatatatataattacaatATCATATATTAGTAATgttatattttaaaagttaaatataagtaatgtTAAAATCAAATAGTGGGTGTCTATAATTAGCTCAACTTCGTGTTTTCCTTTAGAAGTCATCTttggtatgaattaattgtgCAAATTAAGCAGACCCTACATATAAAGTAATGAAAAAAACACTTTGAAAAAGGAGAAAATCAAAATTCCTATATATAACAAAAATGACTatgcaccatatatatatatatatatatatatatatattaaaatcaaTTTCAAAACTTTAACAGAAAGTTAATAAAGCATCTAAAATATTAAATCCAAAACAGAAgggaaaaaaaattcaatttcaaaATGACCTTTCCCCTTGTCTTATCACCCCTAGAAATGTCAACCACATCCTGGTTACTTGTTTCACTATAGTACTGCCAATTAAGCTGTTTAATCCTTTGGCTGCTTTGGGTGTGTATGTTTGtgtggttatatatatataacctgAGATGCAGCAAATCGTTTTCTATCATTTTATTCAACCATAAAACCCCCCTCAAACAAGCCTCTCCATCAAACAGGTCCTTCACCATAGCAACTGTAAGGCAGCAGCTGAGTTTTATAGCCATGGCAGATGAGTTTAATACAGGAACTAATTGGTGGGATTCATCAAGGACAGCTGGTTCATCTTCTTCATCTTCAGGGCTTAATAACAGCTTTGGTTGGGCAACTGAAATGGTTGATATCAAAGCAGCAAGGTCTCCAATGGATTCGGTCTCATCAGTTTCAGGCAGTTCAGTTGTTTTCCATGATAACCCAAAGCTTCAAGTTGGACTCGGACctgatcatcatcatcatcatcaccaccATCATCATCCACCTAGTGATTTACAAATGATGGGTTTAGGACTTCCTTCTCAAGCCATGGATTGGAACCAAGCTTTGCTGTAAGTACTTAAAATATACTTtgatatgtttatatgtttaTTGTCGgtttaaagttttaatttttgttatgtTCTTTTGTATTCTTAACAGGCGTGGGGATAAGAGTGAGGTTAGTTTCAGGTCGATGCTTCAAGATCATAACTTGAATGCTTCAAATGCAAACTATCAGCATCAACAGCAAGAAACAGGTGGGATTGGATCGTCTCAACTTCATTGGAGAGACAAAATGTTTACTGGGGATGCCGGGTTAAAGCAAATCGGGAGAGGGTTTTCACTGGATCAATCTCAGTTCAGTCCCCATGGAAGTTCCAGTGATAGCACTGTGACTTGCCAGAGCTTGCCTTCTAGTTTCCAGATGGATTCTTCTACAGCTTTGTATGGGAGTCCCTCAACCATTCTGCAAGGGCTATTGGGGTCAGAAAATCAaccacaacaacaacaacaacaatcctCTTATGAGAATCGTTCAATGAATTACCAATATGGAGCAGCCGCCCCTACAAGTTATGGAATGAACACTAATGATCAATTGTTGCCTAATGCTTTGTCCAAAGTCCCACAATTCTTAAGAAGTTCACCTCCAAAACAACAACTCCATGGTCAGTTACATTTCTCAAACAATGCTCCGTTTTGGAATCCATCTGCAGCAGCAGCAGCTTCCATGACTGATCATGTTAGGCCTGGGTTTTTCCCCTCATTGCAAACCCAATTTCAAACAGGAACTTTCGATGAAAAACCAAAGGTGAACCCCCCTCcacggaaaaaaaaaaaaaagtggattGAAGAATCTTTTACTTCCATTTTATTTCTATATTAGGGTTTGGAATATATGTGTAgttagaatttttatttatttaattttcatatgtCAGCAGAATATATCCGAAGTTCGGGAGACGAGCACTGTGGTGAAGAAAAGTGGAAACGAACCCGCTTCTACTAAAAGGCCTCGAAATGAAGCCCCATCAACGATGCCAGCTTTTAAGGTACCATCACTTTGATAAAACTTTTCACaacaggattttttttttttgaatttgtttTATATGATTCGATAGAAATATAAATGAGAATTTCATTCAATAGCTTTGATTGATCATAGGTGAGAAAAGAGAAGATGGGGGACAGAATCACTGCACTCCAACAATTGGTTTCACCTTTCGGAAAAGTGAGTTTtctcttcatcttttctttttttactgTTCGTCAGTCTTCAGAGAAatcaaattaaatgaatttttcttaattatttatttgtaGACGGATACAGCCTCAGTGCTATCTGAAGCCATCGAATACATTAAATTCCTCCATGCACAAGTCAGTGTAAGTTCCATGAACACCCCCACCTAGTATTCCCTTTTATgcaaatcataaaaatattaacagTGTTGTGATAAGGTTTTGCGTTTTTCCTATAGCAGGTTTTAAGTACCCCATACATGAAAAATGAAGCCACCATACAACATCCTCAACAGGtactattaatatattattaatacaaCATTTTTCTTGGTGTTATTGGTATAGAGTTGATATCTCATAATCTTTAATGGCAGAATCCTGAGAAGTCCAAGGACCCAGCAGAAGGACCTAAACAAGATCTAAGAAGTCGAGGACTATGCCTAGTGCCAGTCTCCAGCACATTCCCATTGACAAATGAGTCGCCTGTGGATTTCTGGACACCAACATTTGGAGGAACTTTCAGGTAGATGACTGAAATGGTGGGGGAAAAAAAAGGGGGTCCATAGATATTATATGTAAATGGAACAGATTCTCTGCAAACTATAGTGTATATTCTTATCAGGAAAATCAAAACCCTAGATACAAGTTGTTGGAGGGATGATAATTgataaggatgaaattggaaagaaGTCCAGACTCCAAGAAGggaaaattgaaaggaaaattaGAAGATAGAAAAGGGAAGAGGACTCTTCAAAGAAGAGGGGGCAATAGCAAGGTTCCAACAACAGGCAAAATGATGCAAGGATTTGGGCATTGTTGAAGGGGACCATATGAGATATAAACTGATATTAATTTGTTTTTGTAATAATTGAAGAATAATTATTGTGAGATGAGAGGTTATTTTATTGGATTAGGAATattaattcagaattaaacaATAGTTGCTGATTTTAgagggcaaaaaaaaaaaaaaagaaagaaataatttaGAAAGAAAAATTGAACCCTTtgttcctttatttatttatttataattttaaaattaattttgtgtTTACCAACATTGTGAATAGAGGTGCCACTACTACCTTTAATTTAACaagta from Gossypium arboreum isolate Shixiya-1 chromosome 1, ASM2569848v2, whole genome shotgun sequence harbors:
- the LOC108482124 gene encoding transcription factor bHLH123-like isoform X2, with the translated sequence MFVWLYIYNLRCSKSFSIILFNHKTPLKQASPSNRSFTIATVRQQLSFIAMADEFNTGTNWWDSSRTAGSSSSSSGLNNSFGWATEMVDIKAARSPMDSVSSVSGSSVVFHDNPKLQVGLGPDHHHHHHHHHHPPSDLQMMGLGLPSQAMDWNQALLRGDKSEVSFRSMLQDHNLNASNANYQHQQQETGGIGSSQLHWRDKMFTGDAGLKQIGRGFSLDQSQFSPHGSSSDSTVTCQSLPSSFQMDSSTALYGSPSTILQGLLGSENQPQQQQQQSSYENRSMNYQYGAAAPTSYGMNTNDQLLPNALSKVPQFLRSSPPKQQLHGQLHFSNNAPFWNPSAAAAASMTDHVRPGFFPSLQTQFQTGTFDEKPKNISEVRETSTVVKKSGNEPASTKRPRNEAPSTMPAFKVRKEKMGDRITALQQLVSPFGKTDTASVLSEAIEYIKFLHAQVSVLSTPYMKNEATIQHPQQNPEKSKDPAEGPKQDLRSRGLCLVPVSSTFPLTNESPVDFWTPTFGGTFR
- the LOC108482124 gene encoding transcription factor bHLH123-like isoform X1; the protein is MFVWLYIYNLRCSKSFSIILFNHKTPLKQASPSNRSFTIATVRQQLSFIAMADEFNTGTNWWDSSRTAGSSSSSSGLNNSFGWATEMVDIKAARSPMDSVSSVSGSSVVFHDNPKLQVGLGPDHHHHHHHHHHPPSDLQMMGLGLPSQAMDWNQALLRGDKSEVSFRSMLQDHNLNASNANYQHQQQETGGIGSSQLHWRDKMFTGDAGLKQIGRGFSLDQSQFSPHGSSSDSTVTCQSLPSSFQMDSSTALYGSPSTILQGLLGSENQPQQQQQQSSYENRSMNYQYGAAAPTSYGMNTNDQLLPNALSKVPQFLRSSPPKQQLHGQLHFSNNAPFWNPSAAAAASMTDHVRPGFFPSLQTQFQTGTFDEKPKNISEVRETSTVVKKSGNEPASTKRPRNEAPSTMPAFKVRKEKMGDRITALQQLVSPFGKTDTASVLSEAIEYIKFLHAQVSQVLSTPYMKNEATIQHPQQNPEKSKDPAEGPKQDLRSRGLCLVPVSSTFPLTNESPVDFWTPTFGGTFR